The following proteins come from a genomic window of Falco rusticolus isolate bFalRus1 chromosome 9, bFalRus1.pri, whole genome shotgun sequence:
- the PSMD5 gene encoding 26S proteasome non-ATPase regulatory subunit 5 isoform X2 yields MAEAVVELLERAARREAPLEELRALRLAVQAVPPAALRARLSDDHLGALFALLSVNNREQVSACVSILERLLRALDPVYVIQNLREELQKGLFHPDDSVKILTISQVGRIVENSDAVTEILNSPELLRQIINCIGGEKIAVAKEAIKSLSRIAQTQDGLEALFVSSLLSDLKNVMATNDVVRYRVYELIVEISSVSADSLNYCANSGLISELIGELTGDDMLVRATCIEMVTSLAHTPHGRQYLAQQGVIDKISNIIVGAESDPFSGFYLPGFIKFFGNLAIVDSPQQICERYPVFMEKVFEMAESHDPTMIGVAVDTLGILGSNVEGKQVLQKTRSRFQNLLSRIGHQAKNAPTELRLRCLDAISALLYLPPEQQTEDLLRMTESWFTSLSSQPLELFRSISTQPFPDLHCGALRVFTAAQSSRLWTEKFPSVTKQF; encoded by the exons ATGGCGGAGGCGGTGGTGGAGTTGCTGGagcgggcggcccggcgggaGGCGCCGCTGGAGGAGCTGCGGGCCCTGCGGCTCGCCGTGCAGGCCGTGCCCCCCGCGGCCCTCCGCGCCCGCCTCAGCGACGACCACCTGGGAGCGCTCTTCGCCCTCCTCAGCGTCAACAACCG GGAGCAAGTGTCTGCGTGTGTTTCCATCCTGGAGAGGCTCCTGCGGGCCCTGGACCCGGTCTACGTGATTCAGAACCTCAGAGAAGAGCTTCAGAAAGGGCTTTTCCACCCCGATGACTCCGTGAAGATCCTCACCATATCTCAG GTTGGGAGGATTGTGGAAAATTCAGATGCTGTTACAGAAATTCTCAACAGTCCTGAACTATTACGGCAGATAATAAATTGCATCGGTGGAGAGAAAATAGCAGTGGCTAAAGAA GCCATCAAGTCTCTCTCAAGAATAGCCCAGACGCAAGATGGCTTGGAGGCTTTATTTGTGAGCAGTTTGTTGAGTGACTTGAAAAATGTCATGGCAACAAACGATGTTGTTCGATACAGAGTATATGAG TTAATTGTTGAGATTTCTTCGGTGTCAGCAGATTCGCTAAATTACTGTGCAAACAGTGGATTAATATCAGAGTTAATTGGAGAGCTGACTGGAGATGATATGCTGGTCAG AGCTACATGTATAGAGATGGTGACTTCACTGGCCCATACCCCACATGGGCGTCAGTATCTTGCTCAACAAGGAGTTATCGATAAAATTTCAAACATCATTGTTGGTGCGGAGTCTGATCCTTTCTCAGGCTTCTATTTACCAG gatttattaaattttttggAAATCTGGCTATTGTAGATAGTCCACAGCAGATCTGTGAACGGTACCCTGTATTTATGgaaaaagtctttgaaatgGCAGAAAGTCATGATCCGACCATGATTGGAGTGGCTGTGGACACACTAGGAATCCTGGGATCAAATGTGGAAGGCAAACAGGTTTTACAGAAAACTA gaagtAGGTTTCAAAATCTGTTAAGCAGAATAGGGCACCAGGCAAAGAATGCCCCCACAGAGTTACGACTTCGATGTTTGGATGCAATTTCAGCTCTTCTTTATTTGCCT CCAGAGCAGCAGACAGAAGACCTTTTAAGGATGACTGAATCATGGTTCACATCCTTGTCTAGCCAGCCGCTGGAACTCTTCAGGAGCATCAGTACTCAACCGTTCCCTGATCTGCACTGCGGGGCTTTGCGGGTTTTTACT gctgctcagagctccCGGCTGTGGACAGAAAAATTCCCCTCTGTTACTAAACAATTTTGA
- the LOC119153382 gene encoding putative UDP-GlcNAc:betaGal beta-1,3-N-acetylglucosaminyltransferase LOC100288842 isoform X1 translates to MSALPQLTLCRLRTHQWCFILFNFLLFHVLLFGADLLEEYFLRSLPLSYTDAKALDIRERARKLDTDPLKANLSYTVRSAATCSDQEIFLLVLVCSSPENRTRRNVIRQTWGNVTDTRGYAVLTLFALGKPASVTTQQEINEESQKHRDIIEGSFIDSPETQTQKMLMSVEWTVTFCPHARYILKTDEDVFVGIPSLAGYLLSLTQLEDIYLGRVVHQGVPDRDPASPGFIPIHQYPEEFYPDYCDGSAFVMSQDVARKVYVATKEVPVSVPPDIFVGICAKKAGIAPIHSSRFSGEKHISYNRCCYKFIFTSSNMKEDELFKDWKETSDGNDCSLLETYYGLVSCKVLTYVDKFKQFNLDILKNEVLHFIN, encoded by the coding sequence ATGtctgctcttccccagctgaCACTCTGCAGGCTCCGGACTCACCAGTGGTGCTTCATTCTCTTTAACTTCTTGCTTTTCCACGTGCTGCTTTTCGGAGCAGATTTACTGGAGGAATACTTCCTGCGGTCATTGCCTCTTTCTTACACCGATGCAAAGGCTCTTGACATTCGGGAGAGGGCCAGGAAGCTAGATACGGATCCTCTAAAGGCCAATCTCTCTTACACGGTCCGCAGCGCAGCAACATGCTCCGACCAAGAGATATTTTTGCTCGTTCTTGTCTGCAGTAGCCCAGAAAACAGGACAAGGCGCAACGTGATCAGGCAGACGTGGGGCAACGTGACAGACACCCGAGGTTATGCTGTCCTGACTCTGTTTGCTTTAGGAAAGCCAGCTTCAGTAACCACCCAGCAGGAGATCAATGAGGAGTCTCAAAAGCACAGAGACATTATTGAAGGCAGCTTCATCGATTCCCCcgagacacagacacagaagatGTTGATGAGCGTGGAGTGGACGGTGACTTTCTGTCCCCATGCAAGGTATATTCTTAAAACAGATGAAGACGTGTTTGTCGGTATTCCAAGTCTGGCTGGATACTTGCTTAGCTTAACACAGCTGGAGGACATCTACCTTGGGAGGGTCGTTCATCAAGGAGTGCCTGACAGAGACCCGGCGAGCCCTGGCTTTATTCCCATCCATCAATACCCAGAGGAGTTCTACCCCGATTACTGTGACGGGAGCGCTTTTGTCATGTCCCAGGACGTCGCTCGCAAGGTGTATGTGGCCACCAAGGAGGTGCCAGTTTCAGTGCCCCCCGATATTTTTGTCGGGATCTGTGCTAAAAAAGCTGGCATCGCTCCCATTCATAGCTCTCGgttttctggggaaaagcaCATCAGCTACAATCGATGCTGctataaattcattttcaccTCTTCCAACATGAAAGAGGATGAGTTATTTAAAGACTGGAAGGAAACAAGTGACGGGAACGATTGCTCATTACTGGAAACTTACTATGGTCTGGTGTCCTGCAAGGTTTTGACCTATGTTGATAAGTTCAAACAGTTTAACTTAGATATACTGAAAAATGAGGTTCTTCATTTCATCAATTAA
- the PSMD5 gene encoding 26S proteasome non-ATPase regulatory subunit 5 isoform X3, translating into MAEAVVELLERAARREAPLEELRALRLAVQAVPPAALRARLSDDHLGALFALLSVNNREQVSACVSILERLLRALDPVYVIQNLREELQKGLFHPDDSVKILTISQVGRIVENSDAVTEILNSPELLRQIINCIGGEKIAVAKEAIKSLSRIAQTQDGLEALFVSSLLSDLKNVMATNDVVRYRVYELIVEISSVSADSLNYCANSGLISELIGELTGDDMLVRATCIEMVTSLAHTPHGRQYLAQQGVIDKISNIIVGAESDPFSGFYLPGFIKFFGNLAIVDSPQQICERYPVFMEKVFEMAESHDPTMIGVAVDTLGILGSNVEGKQVLQKTRSRFQNLLSRIGHQAKNAPTELRLRCLDAISALLYLPPEQQTEDLLRMTESWFTSLSSQPLELFRSISTQPFPDLHCGALRVFTMDKVKHVQGKSHPAP; encoded by the exons ATGGCGGAGGCGGTGGTGGAGTTGCTGGagcgggcggcccggcgggaGGCGCCGCTGGAGGAGCTGCGGGCCCTGCGGCTCGCCGTGCAGGCCGTGCCCCCCGCGGCCCTCCGCGCCCGCCTCAGCGACGACCACCTGGGAGCGCTCTTCGCCCTCCTCAGCGTCAACAACCG GGAGCAAGTGTCTGCGTGTGTTTCCATCCTGGAGAGGCTCCTGCGGGCCCTGGACCCGGTCTACGTGATTCAGAACCTCAGAGAAGAGCTTCAGAAAGGGCTTTTCCACCCCGATGACTCCGTGAAGATCCTCACCATATCTCAG GTTGGGAGGATTGTGGAAAATTCAGATGCTGTTACAGAAATTCTCAACAGTCCTGAACTATTACGGCAGATAATAAATTGCATCGGTGGAGAGAAAATAGCAGTGGCTAAAGAA GCCATCAAGTCTCTCTCAAGAATAGCCCAGACGCAAGATGGCTTGGAGGCTTTATTTGTGAGCAGTTTGTTGAGTGACTTGAAAAATGTCATGGCAACAAACGATGTTGTTCGATACAGAGTATATGAG TTAATTGTTGAGATTTCTTCGGTGTCAGCAGATTCGCTAAATTACTGTGCAAACAGTGGATTAATATCAGAGTTAATTGGAGAGCTGACTGGAGATGATATGCTGGTCAG AGCTACATGTATAGAGATGGTGACTTCACTGGCCCATACCCCACATGGGCGTCAGTATCTTGCTCAACAAGGAGTTATCGATAAAATTTCAAACATCATTGTTGGTGCGGAGTCTGATCCTTTCTCAGGCTTCTATTTACCAG gatttattaaattttttggAAATCTGGCTATTGTAGATAGTCCACAGCAGATCTGTGAACGGTACCCTGTATTTATGgaaaaagtctttgaaatgGCAGAAAGTCATGATCCGACCATGATTGGAGTGGCTGTGGACACACTAGGAATCCTGGGATCAAATGTGGAAGGCAAACAGGTTTTACAGAAAACTA gaagtAGGTTTCAAAATCTGTTAAGCAGAATAGGGCACCAGGCAAAGAATGCCCCCACAGAGTTACGACTTCGATGTTTGGATGCAATTTCAGCTCTTCTTTATTTGCCT CCAGAGCAGCAGACAGAAGACCTTTTAAGGATGACTGAATCATGGTTCACATCCTTGTCTAGCCAGCCGCTGGAACTCTTCAGGAGCATCAGTACTCAACCGTTCCCTGATCTGCACTGCGGGGCTTTGCGGGTTTTTACT ATGGATAAAGTCAAACACGTTCAGGGAAAATCTCACCCTGCTCCGTGA
- the LOC119153382 gene encoding putative UDP-GlcNAc:betaGal beta-1,3-N-acetylglucosaminyltransferase LOC100288842 isoform X2 has translation MQLTLCRLRTHQWCFILFNFLLFHVLLFGADLLEEYFLRSLPLSYTDAKALDIRERARKLDTDPLKANLSYTVRSAATCSDQEIFLLVLVCSSPENRTRRNVIRQTWGNVTDTRGYAVLTLFALGKPASVTTQQEINEESQKHRDIIEGSFIDSPETQTQKMLMSVEWTVTFCPHARYILKTDEDVFVGIPSLAGYLLSLTQLEDIYLGRVVHQGVPDRDPASPGFIPIHQYPEEFYPDYCDGSAFVMSQDVARKVYVATKEVPVSVPPDIFVGICAKKAGIAPIHSSRFSGEKHISYNRCCYKFIFTSSNMKEDELFKDWKETSDGNDCSLLETYYGLVSCKVLTYVDKFKQFNLDILKNEVLHFIN, from the exons ATGCAG ctgaCACTCTGCAGGCTCCGGACTCACCAGTGGTGCTTCATTCTCTTTAACTTCTTGCTTTTCCACGTGCTGCTTTTCGGAGCAGATTTACTGGAGGAATACTTCCTGCGGTCATTGCCTCTTTCTTACACCGATGCAAAGGCTCTTGACATTCGGGAGAGGGCCAGGAAGCTAGATACGGATCCTCTAAAGGCCAATCTCTCTTACACGGTCCGCAGCGCAGCAACATGCTCCGACCAAGAGATATTTTTGCTCGTTCTTGTCTGCAGTAGCCCAGAAAACAGGACAAGGCGCAACGTGATCAGGCAGACGTGGGGCAACGTGACAGACACCCGAGGTTATGCTGTCCTGACTCTGTTTGCTTTAGGAAAGCCAGCTTCAGTAACCACCCAGCAGGAGATCAATGAGGAGTCTCAAAAGCACAGAGACATTATTGAAGGCAGCTTCATCGATTCCCCcgagacacagacacagaagatGTTGATGAGCGTGGAGTGGACGGTGACTTTCTGTCCCCATGCAAGGTATATTCTTAAAACAGATGAAGACGTGTTTGTCGGTATTCCAAGTCTGGCTGGATACTTGCTTAGCTTAACACAGCTGGAGGACATCTACCTTGGGAGGGTCGTTCATCAAGGAGTGCCTGACAGAGACCCGGCGAGCCCTGGCTTTATTCCCATCCATCAATACCCAGAGGAGTTCTACCCCGATTACTGTGACGGGAGCGCTTTTGTCATGTCCCAGGACGTCGCTCGCAAGGTGTATGTGGCCACCAAGGAGGTGCCAGTTTCAGTGCCCCCCGATATTTTTGTCGGGATCTGTGCTAAAAAAGCTGGCATCGCTCCCATTCATAGCTCTCGgttttctggggaaaagcaCATCAGCTACAATCGATGCTGctataaattcattttcaccTCTTCCAACATGAAAGAGGATGAGTTATTTAAAGACTGGAAGGAAACAAGTGACGGGAACGATTGCTCATTACTGGAAACTTACTATGGTCTGGTGTCCTGCAAGGTTTTGACCTATGTTGATAAGTTCAAACAGTTTAACTTAGATATACTGAAAAATGAGGTTCTTCATTTCATCAATTAA
- the PSMD5 gene encoding 26S proteasome non-ATPase regulatory subunit 5 isoform X1, with translation MAEAVVELLERAARREAPLEELRALRLAVQAVPPAALRARLSDDHLGALFALLSVNNREQVSACVSILERLLRALDPVYVIQNLREELQKGLFHPDDSVKILTISQVGRIVENSDAVTEILNSPELLRQIINCIGGEKIAVAKEAIKSLSRIAQTQDGLEALFVSSLLSDLKNVMATNDVVRYRVYELIVEISSVSADSLNYCANSGLISELIGELTGDDMLVRATCIEMVTSLAHTPHGRQYLAQQGVIDKISNIIVGAESDPFSGFYLPGFIKFFGNLAIVDSPQQICERYPVFMEKVFEMAESHDPTMIGVAVDTLGILGSNVEGKQVLQKTRSRFQNLLSRIGHQAKNAPTELRLRCLDAISALLYLPPEQQTEDLLRMTESWFTSLSSQPLELFRSISTQPFPDLHCGALRVFTAIANQPWAQKLMLDSPGFVEYIVDRSVEPDKASKDAKYELVKALVNSKTIAEIFGNQYYLRLRAYLREGPYYVKAVSTTAVEGAE, from the exons ATGGCGGAGGCGGTGGTGGAGTTGCTGGagcgggcggcccggcgggaGGCGCCGCTGGAGGAGCTGCGGGCCCTGCGGCTCGCCGTGCAGGCCGTGCCCCCCGCGGCCCTCCGCGCCCGCCTCAGCGACGACCACCTGGGAGCGCTCTTCGCCCTCCTCAGCGTCAACAACCG GGAGCAAGTGTCTGCGTGTGTTTCCATCCTGGAGAGGCTCCTGCGGGCCCTGGACCCGGTCTACGTGATTCAGAACCTCAGAGAAGAGCTTCAGAAAGGGCTTTTCCACCCCGATGACTCCGTGAAGATCCTCACCATATCTCAG GTTGGGAGGATTGTGGAAAATTCAGATGCTGTTACAGAAATTCTCAACAGTCCTGAACTATTACGGCAGATAATAAATTGCATCGGTGGAGAGAAAATAGCAGTGGCTAAAGAA GCCATCAAGTCTCTCTCAAGAATAGCCCAGACGCAAGATGGCTTGGAGGCTTTATTTGTGAGCAGTTTGTTGAGTGACTTGAAAAATGTCATGGCAACAAACGATGTTGTTCGATACAGAGTATATGAG TTAATTGTTGAGATTTCTTCGGTGTCAGCAGATTCGCTAAATTACTGTGCAAACAGTGGATTAATATCAGAGTTAATTGGAGAGCTGACTGGAGATGATATGCTGGTCAG AGCTACATGTATAGAGATGGTGACTTCACTGGCCCATACCCCACATGGGCGTCAGTATCTTGCTCAACAAGGAGTTATCGATAAAATTTCAAACATCATTGTTGGTGCGGAGTCTGATCCTTTCTCAGGCTTCTATTTACCAG gatttattaaattttttggAAATCTGGCTATTGTAGATAGTCCACAGCAGATCTGTGAACGGTACCCTGTATTTATGgaaaaagtctttgaaatgGCAGAAAGTCATGATCCGACCATGATTGGAGTGGCTGTGGACACACTAGGAATCCTGGGATCAAATGTGGAAGGCAAACAGGTTTTACAGAAAACTA gaagtAGGTTTCAAAATCTGTTAAGCAGAATAGGGCACCAGGCAAAGAATGCCCCCACAGAGTTACGACTTCGATGTTTGGATGCAATTTCAGCTCTTCTTTATTTGCCT CCAGAGCAGCAGACAGAAGACCTTTTAAGGATGACTGAATCATGGTTCACATCCTTGTCTAGCCAGCCGCTGGAACTCTTCAGGAGCATCAGTACTCAACCGTTCCCTGATCTGCACTGCGGGGCTTTGCGGGTTTTTACT GCTATTGCAAATCAACCATGGGCCCAGAAGTTGATGCTTGACAGTCCAGGGTTTGTGGAGTACATTGTAGACAGATCTGTGGAGCCTGACAAAGCTTCGAAGGATGCCAAATATGAACTGGTTAAGGCCCTTGTAAACTCTAAAACGATTGCGGAAATTTTTGGAAATCAGTATTACCTGAGGCTTAGGGCTTACTTGCGTGAAGGCCCTTATTATGTTAAGGCAGTTTCTACTACAGCCGTGGAAGGAGCAGAGTAA